In the genome of Catalinimonas alkaloidigena, the window GCCTTCCGATCTGGTGGTCAGTGCGGTCACCGTCCCCAACAACGTGACGCTGGGAGCCGATGTAACGGTGGAATATACCGTCAAAAATACCGGGAGCAACGCGGCGGCGGGGAATCTGCGCGATGCGGTGCATTTCTCGACCGACACGCAGCTTGATCCGCTGACCGATGCCCTGTTCGGCCGCTCCGCCGAATTTGTGGAGCTGGCCCCCGGACAGACGCTCCAACGAACCCTCACTGACAAAATGCCGGGTGTCCTCGCCGGCGACTACTACGGCGTGGCCCAAACCAACGTAGCGGCCACGGTCCCCGAACTCGATCTGGAAAACAACACTTTGGTCTCGACCGGGCGCGTCAACGTGAAAATCGATCCGCTTCCGTTGCACCTGACGCAACACCGGGCGCTCAACTTCGGCGACCGGATTTACTACCGCATCGATGCGCCGGCGGGTTCCGATCTGCTCGTGACCCTCACCAGCAACCGCGCTTACGGGCGCAACGAAGCTTACGTGGCTTACAACCGCGTGCCCTCGCCGCAGGACCACGACTATAAATTCGATACGCCCAGCAGTCCTGATCAGCAGGTATTGGTGCCCACGACGCAGGAGGGCACCTATTACCTGATGGTACTTACGCCTTATCAATATCCTGAAGGGCAGCAGGTGGCTATTCTGGCCGAGGCGATTCCGTTCTCGATTCTGGGCATCGCGCCGGACACCGTGGGGCAGGGCGTCGTGACGACGCAGATGCGCGGTGCCGGTTTCACACCGGAAAGTCAGTTTGCCCTCGTGAGTCGGCAGACGGGGCGACCGGTCAGTCAGGCCACGTTGCGAGATTTTAAGCATAGCATGCAGACTAGCATTCGCTGGGACCTGACGCGGGTGCCAACCGGTACGTACGACGTGCGCGTGACGCATCCGGATGGCCGGGTGTTTGTGTTGCCTCAGGGCCTGGTGGTAGAACCCGCCCGTCCGTTCGAAGTAGATTACAATTATTTCGCGCCCGCCCTGATTCGGGTGGGAACCCAGGCCCCCTACACCTTCTACTTCCAGAACCGGGGCAACGTCGATATTCCGATTATTCAGGGAGACATCACCATGCTGGCGGCGTCCAAACTGCTCAGTCTGGAAGTGACGGGCAATGCCCGCACGCGGAGCCAGATGATTGCCGATGCCCGGTTTGGTGTGGAGGATGCGATGGAGTACGACATCTTTCGGATCATCCCCTTTGTGGGGTACGACCTGGCTCCCGGGCAACTGATCACCGTCAGTACGGTCTTCAGCAACTTCACGGCAGCAACGTTCCCATTGCGGGTCCGGGCGGTGGGATTCGACCGGGCGCACTACATCAAGTACCAGCTGAGCGTGGCCGAAAACCTGCGCCGTACGGTTCTGGCTAACCCCGGTTTGTATGGCGTGGCGGCGCAGCCGGAAGTGCTGGCGTTCTACGCGAACCGTACCGCCTATCGCGACTCACTGGTGCAGGGGCTGATCGCCGCCCGGCTGATTCGGGCCGAAGATACAATAGGTGTAGAACTGAACTGTGAGCCCTGTCTGGCGGGAGCCGATACGTCGGCGGCCAACGGTTCGACGTCAGGCAGCAATTTCTCGCTGAGTCCGGGAGCCAGTCCGGGTCTGGGCCTATATCCTAATCTGGTGCTGGGACCCAACCAAGATTACCTCTGGGAAATCAACAAGTACGGCGGTACGGCAGGGGGCAACCCCGGCTGGGATCTGCTGAAAATCTCGGGGGAGCTCAACATCACTGCGACGAAGGAAAACCCGTTTGTGATTCGCGTAGCTTCCCTCGACTACAACAACTACCCGTCGTACCTGGCAGGGTGGTATCCGGGGGGGGATCAGTGCTGGCCCATCGCCATCGCCGAGGGCGGGATCAAACACTTCCAGGCTAACAAATTTGCCCTGGACCTGTCGCGGTTTACGGCCTACAACTACCTCTACGGCGGCACCTTCTCGGTCGCCTTGAGCGGTACGGACACACTGATGCTGTGCTTCAAGGCCTATCAGCCGCTTCCCGGCGAGGCGGGTGTTCCCGGTGCCCCGGGCGGGTGGGGTGAACCCGGTTCGCCCGGAGGACCGGGAGGCCCAAGTGCGCCGGGCACGCCGGCCGGACCCGGTGGGCCGGGTGGACCCGGCGGTCCTGGGGGCGGCGGCGGACCGGGTGGACCCGGTGGACCGCAAGGACCGGGCGGTGGCCCCATGGGACCGAATGGGCCGACCGGCCCGCAGGGTCCGCCGCCGAGTGGCCCACCCCAGACGCCGCCTCAAGTGCCGCCGGACACACCTCCGCCTTCGCCGCCGGATGCGCCTCCCGGACCGGGTCCCGATCCTGGCCCCGGCCCGCAGCCGCCGTCAGGTCCGCGTCCCCGGCCGGGCTACAATCCGAGTGGCCCGCGTCCTAGCTGGCCACCTCCGAACAACCCGACCCAGCCTCCGCCTTTGCCGCCACCGACCCCTTCGTGCAACCGGCAGGCCGGGCTCCAGTTCTGTAGCGACATCTTTACCCCGCTGGGGTGTGCGGATGCGATCTACGGCTGTGCGCCGACCATCTTCCTGTTGGCCGTGACGGGCACCATCGTAGGGCCGGGCGGAACGCTGGCCGGGGCACTGTGGGGCGTGTTTACCTGCGGAGCCAGTCTGGTTGCGTGCGGCAATGCCGTGGCCGGAAACGACCCGATCATCGACTTTGGGGGTGTCGACCTGCTGGGCTGTATCGGAGGAACGTCGGCCGTGATCTGCGGCGGGCAGTTTATCTGCAACCAGGTGCTGGGCTCCTGCGATCCGAACGACATCATCGGGCCGGTAGGCTACGATTCCAGCCACTTTGTCTCGGTACATGAAACGCTGCCGTACATGATCCGCTTCGAGAACGACTCGGCGCTGGCCACCACGGCGGCCCAACGGGTCGAAATCCGCCATCAGCTCGACGCTACGTTGAATCCGTTGTCGTTCCGCGTGGGCAACTTCGGGTTCGGGAATTACAACTTCCAGGTAGAGCAAAACACGGCGGCGTATGCCGAAACGGTCGATCTGCCCGATTCGCTGGGCTACGATCTGGAGGTAACGGCCGGCGTGGACATCACCACCGGCGAAGCGTTCTGGATTCTGCAGACCATCGATCCGGCCACGGGACTGGCTCCGACCGATCCGTTGAAAGGGTTCCTGGCCATCAACGATTCACTCGGCAGCGGGCAGGGTTACGTGAGCTATACCGTAAAGGCACAGCGCACTGCCCAGACCGGCGATACGATTTATGCCGAAGCCAGCATTGTGTTCGACGTGAACGAGGCCATTCTGACGCCTACCATTTTCAACGTGGTGGATGCCGGCGCTCCGACCAGCACCATGACGGCCCTCAGCCGCTACACGACCAGCGATACCCTCCAGCTGGAATGGTCGGCCAGGGACGAACCGAACGGCTCGGGAGTTGCGTCGTACGACGTGTACGTGTCGCGCGACAAAGGTCCGTTTGCGCGGGCATACGAGGGACTGACCACGACTTCGGTTCGCTATTTGGGTGAGGAAGCCAGTGAGTACGAGTTCTTTACCGTTGCGGTAGATCACGTCGGGAACCGCGAGGCGCTGAAAGACAAGGCCGATGTCGAAACCATCGTGGCCGATTCGACGAAACCGTACGCACCGGTGTTCCGCCTGCAAGGCCAACGGATCGACCGGATGGTGCTCACGGCTTGCACCGACGGCGCGACCGAGGCGTGTGTAGACGTGACCGACCTGAACGGCGATGCCCTGACGTACCAAGTGCTGCAGGAACCGCAACGCGGCGCGGCCCACGTGCAACCGGGCGAGCGGGGCGCCTGCCTGACGTACCAGCCGGACGAAGCGGTAGCGAGCACCGACTCGCTGCGCCTGACGGTATGCGATCCCGGAGGTTTGTGCGATACACTGCACGTGCAGTTCCGGCTGGTCATGCCGACGGTCGTCACGTTCGACTCGCTCGCGCCGCTGTGCAATCCGGATACCAGCATCGTGCTCAGTGGTGCGCTGCCCGCCGGGGGCATTTATTCCGGTATCGGGGTGAGTAACGGGCGCTTCAACGCCAGCGTGGCCGGCGTGGGGAAACATGAAATTACCTACACGTACTACGACACCACGGGGTGTGTACGCACGCTGACGCGTCTGCTGCAAGTCGGTACCTGCGATACGACCGGTCATGTGCCCCCGGGCGCTGCCGACCAACTGCGGCTGTACCCCAACCCGAACCGGGGCGCTTTCTACGCACACGTCGATTCGCTGGCCGGAACGTGGGTGCAACTGGAACTGGTCAATTTGCAGGGGCAGGTGATGTTCCACCGGGAATACGAGCACAATGGTGGCACGTTCCATCAACTGGTACAGCCTTCGCTGCGCCCGTCGCTTTACTTCCTCCGGCTGACGACCGACCGCCGCCGCTACACCCAACGCCTCGTCATTCAGTAAGCAAGAAATCAGGCACGTTTCCCCGGCCGCTAACCGGTCGGGGAAACCCTTTCTCTCGTTCAACCGCTTGCGTGATGCAGCCTGTCACTTGCGTAAGCCTTTCTAAACCAACCCATGAAAACGTACCCTTTTCGCCCCAAAGCCCTGCTGCTGGTGGGCCTTCTTTTCTTCTTTTTCGGATGCGAATCCCCGTGCACCCAGCGGAGCGACACCTACTACACCACGGTGGTGGTGCTGGATTATACCACCCTGGAGGCCGTCGGCGATTTTGCCTTTACCCAGGTGATTCACCACTATTCGGGGGAGGATTGCCCGCCGATGAACGGCGAAGTCAGTCTGGTCGTCACCAACCCCAACAGCCGGCCGGTTTCCTATGCCTACGCCGGCACCTATACGCTCGACGACATGACGTGGGAGTTTCAGGGATCGGTCTTTAGCCTCCAGCCCGGTGCCTCGACCGTGGCCAAGGCCATCCGCAAAACCACCGCTAAAATCGATGCGGGCAAAATCGACATCACGATTCCTACCGTCATCAAGTACGAGTAAGGCTTCAGCGCGGAAGCGGGACAATCAGCGGTCGTGCTGCACTTTCCGCACGTATTTGTGCAGGTGACTGGCGTCGGCAAACCCCCAGGCTTCGGCCACGGCTTCCAGCGTATCGCCCCGGTCTTTGAGTTGCGCCAGCGCGCCCCGCAGGCGGTACTGCAGCGCGAAGTCGGAAAACGACGTCCCCATCAGGTCCTGAAACCGCGTGCGAAACCCCGACTGCGACAGATGACAGCAGCGCGCCGCTTCGGCGGTGGTGATCAGGCGGCGTTCCTCAAAAACCAGCCGCAGGGCGGGTTGGATACTTTCTTCTAACGCGAAGTTGCGGACGTGTTGCGCCGGAGGCTGCCAGTGTTCGAGCAGAAGCAGCATGAGCTGAAAAAACAGGAGCTTGGCCCAGTCGGCATCGACCTGGCGTTCGAAAAGCGCCTTCGCGTGTTGGGCCAGCGCCACCACTTCGGGGCGTCGCTCGGGCGGAATTTGCGGACGTGCGGCGGCTTCCAGCTGAAAGGGCGTCAGCACATCCCGGTTCAACAACTGACTACCGGCCACGTAGCGCGGGTCGATCACAAACACGACCAGTTCGCAGGGCAGCTCCAGCAACTCAAAGCCGTGAGGTTCCCACATCCCACACAACCAGACCTCGCCGGGCTGCAAGAGCCGCTCGTGCGCGAGGTACTGGCGTTTCATCCGGCCGCTGATCAATACCCCCACCTCGAACTCGTAGTGCATGTCGAACCACCGGTCCTGTAAATCCTGATGGCGATTGACCAGAACGTGGATCGGTTTTGCCTCGCTCAGGTCGAAATAGAACCGGCTGACTTCCTGCTGCCTCATACGATTTTACCAAACTTGTGAAGGATTGTACAGGGTCTTCTGTCCCTGGAAACGAGATATTTGGGTTAAAAGTAACAAAAAGCGGAGGCACCCGGGGGCATAGCGTGTACGCACGAAACGAGCGGCCCGGCACACGACACGATGGAACAGCAAACGTACGACGTAGCGGTGGTCGCGGACCTGTGTCTCGACCTGTTGATGACGGGCAACGTAGCGCCGATTTACGGACAGGTAGAACAGTTTGTTGACGACTACGCCGTAGAACTCGGCGGCTCGGCGGCCATTTTTGCGTCGCAGTTCGCCAAACTGGGCGGCACGGTCGGGCTGCTGGCGGCCGTCGGACGCGATCCGTTCGGCGACTGGCTGCACCACCGACTGGAAGCGCTGTCGCTCTCGACCGAGTACGTGTTTCGGACGAAGTTGAAAACTTCCGTGGGGCTGGGGCTGGCGAACGGAAACGACCGGGCCATGCTGACCTACGCGGGAAGCATGCAGGCCCTGACGCCGGCGGTGGTGACCGGATCGGCGCTGTTGTCGCACACCCGGCACGTACACATCGCCAGCTATTTTCTGCTGACCGCGCTGCAACCCTACTGGCACGAGGTGCTGCCGACCCTACGGCCGCAGGGCATCTCTGTCTCGCTGGATACCAACTGGGCCCCGGACGAGGACTGGTCGTCGGTGGTGCCGCTGTTGCCGTACGTAGACCTGTTTATGCCCAACGAGGCGGAAGCACTGTGCATTTCGGGACAGGCAAACGTAGAGGACGCCGCCCGGTGGCTGGCGCAGTTCGGAGGGCTGGTGGTGATAAAACGCGGGGCCGATGGGGCCTTGATCTGCCAGCACGATGCGCTGAGGCACTTCGCCGTTCCCCGCGACTTACGCGAGGCGATGCGTCTGGTCGATACCACCGGCGCTGGCGATAACTTCGATGCCGGGATGCTGTTCGGCTGGCTGCGAAGCGAACCGCTCGACGCCTGCGTGGCGCTGGCGATGCGGTGCGGCACCACGAGCCTCTCGGCCCTCGGCGGAATTGCCGGGCAGGTCAACTTACGGGAAAAGCGCCTCCGCGAAGCACGCATGAAGTAAAACAACCTATGGAAACGGAATTTGATGCCATCGTCATCGGGTCGGGCATCTCGGGTGGATGGGCGGCCAAAGAATTGTGTGAACAGGGCCTGAAAACGCTGCTCCTGGAGCGGGGCCGTAACGTCGAGCACCTGAAAGATTACCCCACGGCCAACTGGGCCCCCTGGCAGATGCCCCACCGCGGGCGGATGACGCGCGCCTTTCTGGACGAAAATCCGCTGATTTCCAAAGCGGCCGGATTCGGGGAAGATACGGCGCACTTTTTCGTTCGCGATGCCGATCATCCCTACGTCCAGCAACGGCCGTTCGACTGGATTCGCGGCTATCAGGTCGGGGGCAAGTCTCTGACCTGGGGGCGGGCCTGCCAGCGGTGGAGCGACTACGAATTCAAAGCGCCTGCGCGCGACCAGTACGGCATTGCGTGGCCCATCGGTTACGACGACGTGGCCCCCTGGTACACGCACGTCGAAAAATTTATCGGGGTGTGTGGCAACCACGACGGTCTCGACGCCATGCCCGACGGCGACTTTCTGCCGCCCTTCGACCTCAACTGTGTGGAACAACACATGCAGGCATCGCTCCGTGCGCAGTATCCCGATCGGCACCTTGTGCAGGGACGGTGGGCCCACCTGAGCGAACCGAAAGACATTCACCTGCAACAGGGACGCGGGCAGTGCCAGTGCCGGAACCTCTGCATGCGAGGCTGTCCCTACGGAGGCTATTTCAGTTCGGTCTCTTCTACGATTCCCTGGGCCGCCAACACCGGCAACCTGACCCTCCGGCCGTTTTCTGTGGTGCACTCCATCGTGTACGACGAAGCGACCGGCAAGGCCGCGGGCGTGAAGGTGATCGACGCCCAGACGAAAGAAGAACTGATGTTTCGGGCGCGTGTGATTTTTGTCAACGCCTCGGCGCTGAACACCAACCTCATTCTGCTCAACTCCCGGTCGGCGCGCTTTCCCCACGGGCTGGGCAACGACCACGATCTGCTGGGGCGTTACGTCGGGTTTCACCTGTACCGGGGCTACGCGCAAGGGCGCATCGAAGGCTTCGAAGACAAATACGTTTACGGGCGGAACCCCACCGAGTGCATCATCGCCAACTACCGGAATCTGTACCGGAACGACCAGGCTTTCAAGGGCGGCTACACCACCTTCACCGGGGCCTATCGCGTGCGGAAAGACCACGCGCCGGGCGAAGTGCAACTTGGCGGGGAGTACAAAGACCGGCTCAGCGAGGCGGGCGACTGGTACGTCTACATGTACATGCAGGGGGAAACCATGCCCAAAGCCTCGAACCGTGTGTACCTGAGCGAAGACGAAACCGACCCGTGGGGTATTCCGAAGCTGGTGACCGACGTAGGATACGACGAAAACGACGAGAAGATGATCGCCGACTTTTTGCAGGAGAGCCGCCAGATGCTGACGGCCATGGGGTGTCAGGACATCTCTACGCACGACAACCACCAGGCCCCCGGCCTCGACATCCACGAAATGGGCGGGGCGCGGATGGGCCACGATCCCAAAACCTCGCTGCTGAATGCACACAACCAACTGCACGCCTGCCCGAACGTTTTCGTGACGGATGGGGCCTGCATGACCAGCACGGGCAACCAGAGTCCGTCGATTCTGTACATGGCGCTGACCGCGCGGGCGGCTACCTACGCGGCGGCGCAGGTCAAACAAGGAACTTTATAACCCACTTACCACCACACCCTTATGGATAAAAAAGTAGGAGTAGGCCTGATCGGCTCCCAGTTCATCACCACCATCCATGCCGAAGCGCTGAAGTCTGTCGCCGATGCCGAAGTCCGGGCCGTGATGTCGCCCACCGCCGGCCACGCGCAGGCGTTTGCTGAGAAGTTCGGCATTCCGCGGCACTTCACCGACCTGGACCAGATGCTGGCGCAGGACGACATCGACATGGTGGTAATCGGCGCTCCCAACTACCTGCACTGCGACATCACCCTGAAGGCCGCCGCAGCCGGAAAACACATCGTGGTCGAGAAGCCGTTCTGCATGAACCTGGCCGAAGCCGACCGGATGATTGCCGCCTGTCGTGACGCGAAGGTGAAGCTGATGTACGCCGAAGAGCTTTGTTTCACCCCGAAGTACGTACGCCTCAAAGCGCTGTTGGACGAAGGCGCTCTGGGCAGACCGGTGTTTTTCAAGCAGTCGGAGAAACACGACGGACCGCACGCCGACCACTTCTGGGATGTGGAGCGGTCGGGCGGGGGCGTCACGATGGACATGGGCTGCCACGCCATTCAGTTCTTCCGGTGGCTGAACGGGGACCATGCCATTACGTCGGTCTACGCGCAGATGAACACCAGCGTCCACGCGGACAAAACCGAGGGCGACGACAACGCCCTCCTGATCCTGGAATTTGAAAACGGCGTTGTGGCCCTGGCCGAAGAGAGCTGGACCAAACTGGGCGGCATGGACGACCGGGCCGAAATTCACGGGTCGGAAGGGGTGGCGTACGCCGATGTGTTGCAAGGCAACTCCATCCAGACCTACAGCACCAAAGGCGTGGGGTACGCGGTGGAAAAAGCCGGCAATACGGTCGGCTGGAGTTTCACGATGTACGAGGAGATCTGGAACTACGGCTTTCCGCAGGAATTCGCCCATTTTGTCGATTGTGTGAAACACGACAAGCAACCCCTGGTGACCGGAGAAGACGGCCGGGCGGTGCTCGAAGTAATTTTTGCGGCCTACGCCTCGGCCGGTACGGGCCAGAAAGTGGCGCTGCCGTTCCGGACCGATGCCGACAAACCCTACAAACTCTGGAAAAAAAGAGAATGAAGCGTACGAACGCTTCCTGATAGACCCGTCATACCATGAACATCACGTACTGGGAGGATTACGCTCAGATGAGCGTACGCGCTGCGGCTCTGGTGCTCGCAGAGATTACTCAAAAGCCTAACCTGCTGCTGTGCGCGGCTACGGGCCACTCGCCGGCGGGCCTCTACGAGGAGCTGGTCGAACACGCCGCCTCGAACCCCGCGCTGTTTGGGCAACTGCGGGTCGTGAAACTCGACGAGTGGGGTGGAGTGTCGCCTCAGTCGCCCATCTCGTGCGAGCACTACCTGCAAACCCGGTTGGTGCAGCCGCTGCGCATTGCGCCCGAGCGCTACCTGTCGTTCCGGTCCGAGGCGGCCGACCCTGCCGAAGAGTGTCAGCGCGTTCAGGAGGCGCTCGATCAGGTCGGCCCGCTCGACGTCTGCATTCTGGGCATCGGCCAGAACGGACACCTCGCGTTGAACGAACCGCATCCCACCCTGGAGCCGCTGTGTCACGTCGCGCAGCTGTCGGACACTACCTTGCATCACCCCATGTTTCAGGGCGAAGCGGCTCCGTCGTTCGGGCTTACGCTGGGCATGCAGGCGTTGTTGCAGGCCAGGAAAGTCATTTTGCTGGTGGCGGGCGCACACAAAGAACAGGCGCGGGAAGCACTCCTGTCGGGGAAAATTACCACGGCATTACCCGCCTCGTTCCTGTGGCTGCACCGCGATGTGGAATGCCTCGTGGTGAAAGCGTAACGTGTTGGGTTAGTTAGCTGCCGTTACGGTAAAGGGCACGGTAAACTGGGCGCGGTCCCATTGGAGGTGCAACGCACCGCCGTCGGGCGTTTCCTGCACCTGAATGGTGAACAGTTCGACCGGAGCGGCCAGCTTCCCGATGCGCATGGGCACCCGTCCCAGGTCGTGTGTCGGGTCGTAGGCATTGCCGTTCTGCCCCGTTTGTCGGCTGATGATCAGCGTGCCGCCGCTGGGGGCGGGGATTGTAAAGAGGGTGTACTCGCCGGGTGGCACATCCAGGTCGCCGAAGCGCAGCGTGCGGTCGGTTGCCAAGTGCGTGGCGCGGTTGGCACCGGTCCGCCACACTTCGTTCCAGGGCACCAGCGTCCCGAAAATCTCGCGCCCCCGCTTGGCCGGTTGTCCGTAATCGAGTTTCAGGTGAGCGCCCTGTACCGTGGCTTCGGCCGTACCCCGACCCGAAAGCGGCCCAAACGGATGTCCGGCGTTTTCCTGCGCGGCGAAGTGTTGCGCAAACCGATCTACATCCACGTTGTAAAGACGCTTGACGGTAAGCTTGCGGGTGGTTGCCCCCGCATCCAGTTGAATCAATTGTCCATCGTCGTCCACCTTCACTTCCATCGTGCCCCGATAGGGATGCGTCACGGTCATTTCGCCGGAACCGGTCTTGCGCACCACGAACGATAAAAGTCCGCGCTCGGTAAAAAGCGTCTGGACGAGGCTGTCTTGTCGCGTAGCGTCGGCGCGCCGGAGCATCAGTTCAAAAGGCCAGTGGACCATTTCTACAAACGGCAGCATGGGCTCCTGCCGCGCGATGCGTCGCTGTTCGGTCCGGCCGCCTTCGGTAAGGGTGACCTGCACGCTGTCGCCGGTAGGGGTGGGTTCGTATACTTCCCGCCGGAGGGTTTCACCGGCCGGCGTTTCGGTCGTGGCTTCGTAGCGGTAAAGCCCGCCGGTCTGGTTGAATTGCAGAAAATAATGGCTGAGCTGGGTTTGGGGGGAGCGGATCACGGCATCGGCCCGGAGCGCCGCCGGGGTGTATTCGAACTGCTCCAGCGCGAGCGTATCGGTGCCGAGCAGGGTAATCATGGCACCGCGTTCCACTTTGGCTATGTTGGTCGGTTGGGTAGCGCAGGCGGCGAGCACAAACAGCAGCAAGGCTAAAAAAACGGGGGTACGAGATTGCATAGGAGGTCAGCGTGGGTGGCGGTCAAATTAAAAATTTGTGTCCACTTCTGCATGCCCTTCTGCAAAATCGCCGCACAGGTCCTTTTCTCAGGGCGAGAGCAGCGTCTGCACGACCTCGGTGGGGAAGGGCGCCAGGTTCAAGTGCGGTTGCAACCACAGATGGCGGTCGCGGCGGGCCGCTTCCAGGTCCATGTCGTGCGGGGCGTTGTACCACAGCTGGGTTTTGGGCTGGCTGGCGATTTCGTAGAACGCATTGGCGACGTCGTGGGAAATGTAAATGTCGTGCTGTGCGAACTGGAACAGAAGCGCGGCCGGCGCGGCCTGGGCGACAAACTGCTCGGGATCGACGGACGCGAGCGCCTGCCGGTAGTGGGCCTCGCCCGCCGTGGCGGTATGGGGCCAGTATTTTAACGACCAGTCGCTGAACGTCCCCATGCCGGTAATCAGCACGTAGGCGCGGATGCGCTCTTCCAGGCCGGAAAGAATGGCGCCGTACATAGCCCCGTAATCGTGCCCTACATACGCCACCCGCTGCGGGTCTACTTCAGGTTGGGCCAGCAGCAGGTCGAGCGAACGCCGCGCATCGATGGTCTGGTCAACCACGTGCTGGCGGTCGGTGGGGCCGTCGGTGGGTTGTTCGCGCCACGGGAAATACCCTTGGAGCAGCAGGGACGTAACGCCCTGTTGGGCCAGTGCTGTCGCCTCGTCCAGAAATTGCGTGCGGTCGCCGTGCGGCTCGCCCAGCCAGTGAAAAAACAGAACGCCGGCCGTGGGGGCCGTGGTGTGTAGGGGTTGAATCAGATACGCCTTCAACAGACCGTGGTCCGGCTGATACGACGGGTAGCTGATGTCCTGAATCAGAATGCCGGCCTGTTGCCAGGAAGAATCGACCGTAAAGTTCACGTCCGTTTGTTCGTAAGCGAAGGCCTCGGCCAGCGGGGGCGGCGTGTGTGCCTCCTGAGACGCAGGAACGCAGGCCGTATCGAGCAGAAGCAACAAAAAAAGTAGGGTAGAAAGCGTAGAAGCGTAAGCCATAATGAACAAGATACGCAACGCTCCTCCGGCGCTCTTGTAGAAACCCGACAAGTGTTCGCCGCCCATAAAAAAATCCCTTCCCCGTCGGCGGACGGAGAAGGGAAGGAAAGAAGTGGCCCGCAGGCTTTACGCGTGCTGGTAAACCGTCTTCAGAAAGTCGCGCGCCGAGGTTGGGGCATGGCCCAACAGGGTTTCCAGATCGGACGTGGGTAGGTCGAATTCGCCCTGTTGGATGGCCTGACAAAAGCCCACCGTAAAGCCGATCGCTTGCTCGGGTACGCCTGCCTCGCTGAGCGTCTTCTGAAACACTTCGACCGACGGGGCGTGGTACGCGATGGGCTGGCCGGTCAGGTCACTCAGGAGAGTCGCGATGTCCTGAAACGAATACGAGGTGACGTTGGCGATTTCGTACGACCGATTGGTGTGCCCCTCGGAGGTGAGCACGCGGGCGGCGGCTTCGGCCATGTCGCGACGCGAAGCATAGGCGGCTTTCCCTTCGCCGGCCGGTAGGTAGATCGTGCCGGTTTCCAGGACGTTGTCGCCAATGAACATCGGCAACACGTCCATGTACAGACTGTTGCGAAGGAAGGTATAGGTCATGCCCGAGGCCTTCAGGTGCTCTTCCGTAGCCAAGTGCTGCTGCGCGACCGAACCGAGAGGCGAATTGGGGTCGTCGCTTTTGCGCTGGAAGCTCGTGTAAATCACGTGTTTCACGCCCGCTGCCTGCGCTGCTTTCACCACGTTCGCATGCTGCGCATCGCGGTTGACCAGATCGCTGCTGGAAACAAACAACAGTTTCTCAACGCCCTGGAAAGCCCGCACGAGCGAGTCGTAGTCGTTGTAGTCGCCCTGCCGTACGTCGATGCCTTTGGCGCGTAGCGGCGCGGCTTTCTCCGGATGGCGGGCCAGCGCGGCCAGCTGAGCAGCGTCGGT includes:
- a CDS encoding SDR family oxidoreductase, whose protein sequence is MILITGATGHFGTDAIDFLLQTTDAAQLAALARHPEKAAPLRAKGIDVRQGDYNDYDSLVRAFQGVEKLLFVSSSDLVNRDAQHANVVKAAQAAGVKHVIYTSFQRKSDDPNSPLGSVAQQHLATEEHLKASGMTYTFLRNSLYMDVLPMFIGDNVLETGTIYLPAGEGKAAYASRRDMAEAAARVLTSEGHTNRSYEIANVTSYSFQDIATLLSDLTGQPIAYHAPSVEVFQKTLSEAGVPEQAIGFTVGFCQAIQQGEFDLPTSDLETLLGHAPTSARDFLKTVYQHA